From Vreelandella neptunia, the proteins below share one genomic window:
- the cobN gene encoding cobaltochelatase subunit CobN produces MHLFAAKPGGFVDDEGIIDLQQSPAEVVILSAADSNLSALAQAVDRLGEAYPSVRLANWMNLVKPAAYDLYEDRVLEKAQLVIVSLLGGKAYWQYGHERLLAWAAAKPERQLIMVPGCDAPDDALLEDSTIPFDDAYRVWRFLREGGADNAEQLLRFVANEYMDKPLGDWQEPKVIPPAVIYASQEQQASSLSEWRDRQVPGRPVCLLLFYRSHLQGANTAVPDGMIAALKEQGLEPLAVAVASLKEGPCIDFINHLIEQTGAMLVINTTSFAVNRNADGLDALGEELPDHLFVGRPVVLQAILASSTSEDWQGMAAGLHSRDVAMQVVLPEMDGRIITRAVGFKAEAHYNPRCQLAVTHHVIHPERAAFVAELARRICSLRLTPNGQKRVALIMANYPNRDGRIGNGVGLDTPASTLKILSALKEAGYPLSELPENGDELIRQLQGAVTNDHGSLDQRACWQSISVDDYLAWFQTLPTELQETVWTRWGAPHEDPKCRQGRLMIAGVRLGETFVGIQPERDFIDDLTQSYHDMELAPPHSYLAFYFWLRAHYQVDAVIHVGKHGNLEWLPGKSIALSADCWPDIALGPLPHFYPFIVNDPGEGAQAKRRSQAVIIDHLMPPLARAELYGPMAELEALTDEYYQALDMDPRREALIRSQILAHLRDTGIDQELAHGVDENSADDAELLNELDTFLCDIKESQIRHGLHILGTLPPEEKRAGTLVALLRLPRGEAVASRGLLHNLTRDLGLDFDPLAAGNEPWQGPEPAILTQQLDTPWRTGADARERLELLAERWVADYVLANGCLDDLARDYPDTAAQLRYARDQLWVTMQRGVKMEIQSLLDGLEGIFVPAGPSGAPSRGRLDTLPTGRNFFSVDNRSIPSPAAWTLGEKSAQAFVERYLQDHGDYPRRLGLSIWGTATMRTGGDDIAQALALMGVRPIWSLGSQRVSDFEVIPSMLLNRPRVDVTLRVSGFFRDAFPNVIRLFDAAVQAVASYAEPGNSNTIREAVLSRQQELEDQGLSPEMAAQEASYRIFGSKPGEYGAGLNRLIENRSWESADDLAEAYMETGAYAYGQFKASGTAARAAFEQQLQGLDAVMQNQDNREHDILDSNSYYAFQGGMANATRSLSGKAPEIYHADHANPAMPKIRTLKEELAKVIRSRVLNPKWINAMREHGYKGAFEMAATVDYLFAYDATTDLIADYQYAQVSDALVLDKANQQFLREHNPAALEEMAERLLEAAQRGMWQAPGEHGQALQDLLLEIDEAKETNGHVAQPTH; encoded by the coding sequence ATGCACTTATTTGCCGCCAAGCCCGGGGGCTTTGTCGATGATGAAGGCATCATCGACCTGCAACAGAGCCCCGCCGAGGTCGTGATACTCTCCGCCGCCGATAGCAATCTGTCGGCGCTGGCCCAGGCGGTCGACCGTCTGGGTGAGGCGTACCCCTCGGTGCGGCTGGCCAACTGGATGAACCTGGTAAAACCGGCCGCCTACGATCTCTACGAAGATCGGGTGCTGGAAAAGGCTCAACTGGTCATCGTCTCGCTGCTGGGTGGCAAGGCCTACTGGCAGTACGGCCACGAACGCCTGCTAGCCTGGGCGGCGGCGAAACCCGAGCGCCAGCTGATAATGGTGCCGGGCTGCGATGCCCCGGATGACGCCCTGCTGGAAGATTCCACCATCCCCTTCGATGACGCGTACCGCGTGTGGCGCTTCCTGCGAGAGGGCGGCGCCGATAACGCCGAGCAGCTGCTGCGCTTTGTCGCCAATGAGTACATGGACAAGCCGCTGGGCGACTGGCAGGAGCCCAAGGTCATTCCGCCCGCGGTGATTTATGCGTCCCAGGAGCAGCAGGCGTCCAGCCTCAGCGAGTGGCGCGATCGCCAGGTGCCGGGGCGGCCGGTGTGTCTGCTGCTGTTTTATCGCAGCCATTTGCAGGGGGCGAATACCGCCGTACCCGACGGTATGATCGCGGCGCTTAAAGAGCAGGGGCTTGAGCCGCTAGCGGTGGCCGTGGCGTCCCTGAAAGAAGGGCCGTGCATTGACTTTATCAATCACCTGATTGAGCAGACCGGCGCCATGCTGGTGATCAATACCACCAGCTTTGCGGTCAATCGCAACGCCGATGGGCTGGATGCTCTGGGGGAGGAATTACCCGACCACCTTTTTGTGGGGCGTCCGGTAGTGCTCCAGGCGATTCTTGCCAGCAGCACTAGCGAAGACTGGCAGGGCATGGCCGCCGGGCTGCATAGTCGCGATGTGGCGATGCAGGTGGTGCTCCCCGAGATGGATGGTCGCATCATCACTCGGGCGGTGGGTTTTAAAGCCGAAGCCCACTACAACCCGCGCTGCCAACTGGCGGTGACCCACCACGTCATCCACCCGGAGCGGGCCGCCTTTGTGGCCGAGCTGGCGCGGCGGATTTGTTCGCTGCGGCTGACCCCCAACGGGCAGAAGCGTGTTGCGCTGATCATGGCCAACTACCCCAATCGCGACGGCCGGATCGGTAACGGCGTCGGGCTGGATACCCCCGCGTCGACGCTGAAAATTCTCAGCGCTCTGAAAGAGGCGGGTTATCCGTTAAGCGAGCTGCCGGAAAATGGCGATGAATTGATCCGCCAGCTTCAGGGGGCGGTGACCAACGATCACGGCAGCCTCGACCAGCGCGCCTGCTGGCAGAGCATCAGCGTTGACGACTACCTGGCCTGGTTTCAAACCCTGCCCACCGAGCTGCAGGAAACCGTATGGACGCGCTGGGGCGCACCTCATGAAGACCCCAAGTGCCGCCAGGGGCGCTTGATGATCGCGGGTGTTCGTCTGGGGGAGACCTTCGTGGGTATCCAGCCGGAACGTGACTTTATCGACGATCTCACCCAGTCCTATCACGATATGGAGCTGGCGCCGCCGCACAGCTACCTGGCGTTTTATTTTTGGCTGCGCGCGCACTACCAGGTCGATGCGGTCATCCACGTGGGCAAGCACGGCAACCTGGAGTGGCTGCCGGGCAAAAGCATCGCCTTGAGCGCCGACTGCTGGCCGGATATTGCCCTGGGGCCGCTGCCGCACTTTTATCCGTTTATCGTCAACGACCCCGGCGAGGGCGCCCAGGCCAAGCGCCGTAGTCAGGCGGTGATTATCGATCACCTAATGCCGCCGCTGGCCCGGGCCGAACTCTACGGGCCCATGGCCGAGCTGGAAGCGCTCACCGACGAATATTATCAAGCGCTGGATATGGATCCCCGCCGGGAAGCGCTGATTCGTAGCCAAATTCTCGCTCACCTGCGTGATACAGGTATCGACCAGGAGCTTGCTCACGGCGTTGATGAAAATAGCGCTGACGATGCCGAACTTCTCAATGAACTGGATACCTTCCTGTGCGATATCAAAGAGTCCCAGATTCGCCACGGCCTGCACATACTCGGTACGCTGCCGCCGGAAGAGAAGCGGGCGGGCACTTTGGTGGCGCTGTTGCGACTACCCCGGGGCGAAGCGGTGGCCAGCCGCGGCTTGCTGCACAACCTGACCCGCGATTTAGGCTTGGATTTTGATCCGTTAGCCGCGGGCAACGAGCCCTGGCAGGGGCCTGAACCGGCCATTTTAACCCAGCAGCTCGATACCCCCTGGCGCACCGGGGCGGATGCCCGCGAACGCCTGGAGCTTCTGGCCGAGCGCTGGGTGGCCGACTACGTCTTGGCAAACGGCTGCCTGGATGACCTGGCCCGGGATTATCCCGATACGGCAGCGCAGCTGCGCTACGCCCGCGACCAGCTGTGGGTCACCATGCAGCGCGGCGTGAAGATGGAAATTCAGTCGCTCCTCGACGGCCTGGAAGGCATCTTCGTGCCTGCCGGGCCCAGCGGCGCCCCCAGTCGGGGGCGGCTGGATACGCTACCCACCGGACGCAACTTTTTCAGTGTCGATAACCGCTCGATTCCATCGCCCGCCGCCTGGACGCTGGGCGAAAAATCCGCCCAGGCGTTTGTCGAACGCTATCTGCAGGATCATGGCGACTACCCGCGGCGGCTGGGGCTCTCCATCTGGGGCACTGCCACCATGCGTACCGGCGGCGATGATATTGCCCAGGCCTTAGCGCTGATGGGGGTGCGACCTATCTGGTCGCTGGGTTCCCAACGGGTGAGCGACTTTGAGGTGATCCCCTCGATGCTGCTCAATCGCCCACGGGTCGACGTCACGCTGCGGGTGTCCGGGTTCTTCCGCGACGCCTTCCCCAACGTGATTCGCCTGTTTGATGCCGCGGTGCAGGCGGTGGCGAGCTATGCAGAGCCGGGCAACAGCAACACCATCCGCGAGGCGGTGCTTTCCCGCCAGCAGGAACTGGAAGACCAGGGACTGAGCCCGGAGATGGCCGCCCAGGAGGCGAGCTACCGCATCTTTGGCAGCAAGCCCGGTGAATACGGCGCGGGCCTCAACCGGCTGATTGAAAACCGCTCTTGGGAGAGCGCCGACGATTTAGCCGAGGCCTACATGGAGACAGGCGCCTACGCCTACGGTCAGTTCAAGGCCTCTGGCACCGCCGCGCGGGCGGCGTTCGAGCAGCAGCTCCAGGGCCTGGATGCAGTGATGCAAAACCAGGATAACCGCGAGCACGATATTCTTGATTCCAACAGCTACTACGCCTTCCAGGGTGGTATGGCCAACGCCACCCGCTCGCTAAGCGGGAAGGCGCCGGAGATTTACCACGCCGACCACGCCAACCCCGCGATGCCCAAGATTCGCACCCTGAAAGAAGAACTGGCGAAGGTGATTCGCTCGCGCGTGTTGAACCCCAAATGGATCAACGCCATGCGCGAGCACGGCTATAAAGGCGCCTTTGAGATGGCCGCCACGGTGGACTACCTTTTCGCTTATGACGCCACCACCGATCTGATTGCCGACTACCAGTACGCCCAGGTGAGTGACGCTCTGGTGCTCGACAAAGCCAATCAGCAGTTCCTCCGCGAACACAACCCGGCCGCCCTGGAAGAGATGGCGGAACGATTACTCGAAGCCGCCCAGCGGGGCATGTGGCAAGCCCCTGGCGAGCATGGCCAGGCGCTTCAGGATCTGCTGCTGGAAATAGACGAAGCCAAAGAGACTAATGGTCATGTCGCCCAGCCCACGCATTAA
- the cobW gene encoding cobalamin biosynthesis protein CobW, which yields MQLNKIPATVVTGFLGSGKTTLLANILRQVTGKRIAVIVNEFGEQDIDSSLLRSCALGCEEGSEGGQLDGEDGSIYELANGCICCTVEEEFLPVMKKLVARRNDIDHILIETSGLALPKPLVQAFNWPDVRQHCTVDAIITVIDGPAVAAGRYASDVDKVAAQRLADESLDHDPSLRELLDDQLSAADLVLVSKADLLSPEERTKVEAVIQARVSASVKTLFIDQTLTTDTTQLEALMGIGAASEKNIDSITNHHDKHHAEGAHHDHAHDNFDSCVITLGEVDGDVLADKLQQLLKSHEIYRAKGFAAIPDKPMRRVIQAVGERLEGYFDRLWSEDETRQTQLVIIGKSLDSQLLQDELAAAEMNPEQAHTSS from the coding sequence ATGCAACTCAATAAAATTCCCGCCACGGTCGTCACTGGTTTCCTGGGCAGCGGCAAAACCACGCTGCTGGCCAATATTCTGCGCCAAGTCACCGGCAAACGGATCGCCGTGATCGTCAATGAGTTCGGCGAGCAGGATATCGACTCCAGCCTGCTGCGTAGCTGTGCGCTGGGGTGTGAAGAGGGTAGCGAAGGCGGGCAGCTAGACGGTGAAGACGGCAGCATCTATGAACTGGCCAACGGCTGTATCTGCTGCACGGTAGAAGAAGAGTTTCTACCGGTGATGAAAAAGCTGGTGGCCCGCCGTAACGATATCGACCATATCCTGATTGAAACCAGCGGCTTGGCGCTGCCCAAACCGCTGGTGCAGGCGTTCAACTGGCCCGACGTCCGCCAGCACTGCACCGTGGATGCGATTATCACCGTGATAGACGGCCCTGCGGTGGCCGCCGGGCGCTATGCCAGCGACGTCGATAAGGTGGCCGCCCAGCGCCTCGCTGACGAGAGCCTGGATCACGACCCCAGCCTGCGCGAGCTGCTCGATGACCAACTCAGCGCGGCGGATCTGGTACTGGTCAGCAAGGCCGACCTGCTCAGCCCGGAAGAGCGCACAAAGGTGGAAGCAGTAATTCAGGCCCGGGTGAGTGCCTCGGTGAAAACGCTGTTTATCGATCAGACCCTGACCACCGACACCACCCAACTGGAAGCGCTGATGGGCATCGGCGCAGCCAGCGAAAAAAATATCGATAGCATCACCAATCACCACGACAAGCACCATGCCGAAGGCGCTCACCACGACCACGCCCACGATAACTTTGATTCCTGCGTGATCACCCTGGGCGAAGTCGATGGCGATGTTCTGGCCGACAAGCTCCAGCAGCTGTTGAAAAGCCACGAGATCTACCGCGCCAAAGGCTTTGCGGCCATTCCCGACAAGCCTATGCGCCGGGTCATCCAGGCGGTGGGCGAGCGCCTGGAAGGCTACTTCGACCGGCTATGGAGCGAGGACGAGACGCGTCAGACCCAGCTGGTGATCATCGGCAAATCGCTGGATAGCCAACTGCTGCAAGACGAACTTGCCGCGGCTGAAATGAACCCTGAACAGGCGCATACGTCCAGCTAA
- a CDS encoding cobyrinate a,c-diamide synthase — translation MSTPTVSCPALFIAAPASGQGKTTVTAGLARLLRNQGKVVRVFKTGPDYLDPQILAQASGQPVDQLDLWMAGEAYCRQRFYDAACEADLILVEGAMGLFDGEPSSADLAALFNIPMAVVMDVKGMAQTAAALVSGLVGFRDDIHIAGLIANACGSQRHRELIEGALPPTIPLLAAMPRDPALSLPERHLGLVQAAEIREDLEARFEAGAKALETAGLLESLAALSPVTFTAPQEQLAAAKPLLNGHTIGVARDAAFSFVYQANLDLLEQMGATLRFFSPLTDSHLPECDALWLPGGYPELHAQTLADNGAMRSAIEAFYRADKPILAECGGLLYCLETLTDYDDITHTMLGLLPGQGAMRGRRGCQGMQTAELPEGPVRGHAHHRSMAEGTPEPIGHGRRQRHPAPGEAIYRQKRLTATYLHLFFPNNPDAVARLFSSTPFLSTQAHAEQQLLSEAFTHATQ, via the coding sequence ATGAGCACACCGACCGTTAGCTGCCCCGCGCTATTTATCGCTGCCCCGGCCTCCGGCCAGGGCAAAACCACCGTCACGGCGGGCCTTGCCCGCCTGCTGCGCAACCAGGGCAAGGTGGTGCGGGTGTTCAAGACCGGCCCGGACTATCTGGATCCCCAGATATTGGCCCAGGCCTCCGGTCAGCCGGTGGATCAGCTGGATCTATGGATGGCAGGCGAAGCCTACTGCCGCCAGCGCTTTTATGACGCCGCCTGCGAAGCGGATTTAATTTTAGTCGAAGGTGCCATGGGGCTGTTCGACGGCGAGCCCTCCAGCGCCGACCTGGCGGCCTTGTTTAATATTCCCATGGCGGTCGTCATGGACGTAAAAGGCATGGCCCAGACCGCCGCCGCGCTGGTCTCGGGGTTGGTCGGCTTTCGCGACGACATCCATATCGCCGGGCTAATCGCCAATGCCTGCGGCTCACAGCGCCACCGCGAGCTGATCGAAGGCGCGCTGCCGCCGACGATTCCTCTGCTGGCCGCCATGCCCCGCGACCCCGCGCTGTCGCTCCCCGAGCGCCACCTGGGCTTAGTGCAGGCGGCGGAAATTCGCGAGGATCTGGAAGCCCGCTTCGAGGCGGGTGCCAAAGCGCTGGAAACGGCAGGACTGCTTGAATCACTTGCAGCGCTTTCACCGGTGACCTTTACCGCCCCCCAGGAACAACTTGCGGCCGCTAAGCCGTTGCTCAACGGCCACACCATTGGCGTGGCCCGGGACGCCGCCTTCAGCTTTGTCTATCAAGCCAACCTCGATCTGCTGGAGCAGATGGGCGCGACGCTGCGCTTCTTTTCACCGCTGACGGATAGCCACCTGCCCGAGTGCGACGCCCTGTGGCTGCCCGGTGGCTACCCGGAGCTTCACGCTCAAACGCTGGCGGATAACGGCGCCATGCGTTCGGCTATTGAGGCTTTTTACCGCGCCGACAAGCCCATTCTGGCCGAGTGTGGCGGGCTGCTGTACTGCCTGGAAACCCTGACCGACTACGACGATATTACCCATACCATGCTGGGCCTGCTGCCTGGGCAGGGGGCCATGCGCGGGCGTCGCGGCTGCCAGGGGATGCAAACCGCCGAGCTGCCGGAAGGCCCGGTTCGCGGCCATGCGCACCACCGCTCCATGGCGGAAGGCACCCCCGAGCCGATTGGCCACGGCCGACGCCAGCGGCACCCCGCGCCGGGGGAGGCGATTTACCGTCAAAAGCGCCTGACGGCGACCTATTTACATCTGTTTTTCCCTAATAATCCTGACGCTGTGGCTCGCTTGTTTTCATCAACGCCTTTTTTATCAACCCAGGCGCACGCCGAACAGCAACTTCTTAGCGAGGCATTTACCCATGCAACTCAATAA
- the cobO gene encoding cob(I)yrinic acid a,c-diamide adenosyltransferase: MSDASHLDRMQRKKDVVDERISRATEERGVLILLKGNGKGKSSSAFGTMARSLGHGQQCAVIQFIKGRRETGEYLFFRDHPKLDWHIMGHGFTWETQNRERDIEAAEAAWAVAKGLLENPAYHLIVLDEMSYMFKYGYLDPEPVVEALKRRPAHQNVIITGRTMATPLQEIADTISVVQDERHAFRGGVKAQAGIEY, encoded by the coding sequence ATGAGCGACGCAAGCCATTTAGATCGCATGCAGCGCAAAAAAGACGTGGTCGACGAGCGCATCAGCCGCGCCACTGAAGAGCGCGGCGTGCTGATTCTGCTGAAAGGCAACGGCAAGGGCAAAAGCAGCTCCGCCTTCGGCACCATGGCGCGCTCACTGGGGCACGGCCAGCAGTGTGCGGTGATTCAGTTCATCAAAGGCCGCCGCGAAACCGGCGAGTACCTGTTCTTTCGCGATCATCCCAAGCTTGACTGGCACATCATGGGCCACGGTTTTACCTGGGAAACCCAGAATCGTGAGCGGGACATCGAAGCCGCAGAGGCCGCCTGGGCCGTCGCCAAAGGGCTGCTGGAGAACCCCGCCTATCACCTGATCGTGCTGGACGAGATGAGCTATATGTTCAAGTACGGCTATCTCGACCCCGAGCCGGTGGTGGAAGCGCTTAAGCGCCGCCCGGCGCACCAGAACGTCATCATTACCGGGCGCACCATGGCCACGCCGCTGCAGGAAATCGCCGATACCATCAGCGTCGTTCAGGACGAACGCCACGCCTTTCGCGGCGGCGTCAAAGCCCAGGCGGGGATCGAATACTGA
- a CDS encoding AAA family ATPase, producing the protein MSEFPFAAVVGQEALKTALLLNAINPRIGGVLISGPRGSAKSTLARALAAILPGDSEGKRAPFVTLPLGASEDRLVGSLDLQKVLANGEATFHAGLLAKADGGVLYVDEVNLLPDTLVDLLLDVAASGTNIVERDGISHAHPARFSLIGTMNPDEGELRPQLLDRFGLCLEQAGAISIDERIAIVQQREAFDRDPTGMLQNYEHAQAALAERIAKAQRLLKEITTDSWVYRTIANRCEAAGVEGLRADVTWHRAAQAHAAWRGVGGVEQQDIDTVEPWVLAHRRTQPPEQSPLSSPPNQTPSQGEGGSSSANNAPSGGSSSQRGEQGQWGAMPPMAQASISQPALKLPDSDEFAQRAKRADTASSAGKGGVEGRGRSQVETSRLDGFATLIANRGQWPWQQLKMRKCRAGQATAHLVLLDTSGSTLGQRLLGQAKGLVESLVSQAYAAREQVAVLGFGNGGVVTILSRRRAPKNARGTLEAAKGGGGTPLREAIIEAKRLIRQWQRREPGLKVRTYLITDGRTRETVDDLAPLEDCLLIDTEQSKVKRGQGARIAQQLGARYWPASFGKPSMAHTVSAHQPGNFS; encoded by the coding sequence GTGAGTGAGTTTCCCTTTGCGGCAGTGGTTGGCCAGGAGGCGCTAAAAACCGCGCTGCTACTGAACGCCATTAACCCGCGTATCGGCGGGGTGCTGATCAGTGGGCCAAGAGGCAGCGCTAAATCCACCTTAGCCCGTGCGCTGGCCGCCATTTTGCCTGGCGATAGCGAAGGGAAGCGTGCCCCTTTTGTCACTCTGCCGCTGGGTGCTAGTGAAGATCGGCTGGTCGGCAGTCTGGATCTGCAAAAGGTACTGGCCAATGGCGAAGCTACCTTTCATGCCGGGCTGCTTGCTAAAGCCGACGGCGGGGTGCTCTACGTAGATGAAGTCAATCTGCTGCCGGATACCCTGGTTGATTTGCTGCTGGACGTTGCCGCCAGCGGCACCAATATCGTCGAGCGCGATGGCATCAGCCACGCTCACCCGGCGCGCTTTAGCCTGATCGGCACCATGAACCCGGATGAAGGTGAGCTGCGCCCTCAGCTGCTCGACCGCTTTGGCCTCTGTCTTGAGCAGGCGGGGGCCATCAGCATCGACGAGCGTATTGCTATCGTGCAGCAGCGGGAGGCCTTTGACCGCGACCCTACTGGCATGCTGCAAAACTATGAACATGCCCAGGCAGCCCTGGCCGAGCGTATTGCTAAAGCCCAGCGTTTGCTCAAAGAGATCACCACCGACTCCTGGGTGTATCGAACGATTGCCAACCGTTGTGAGGCCGCCGGGGTTGAAGGCTTACGGGCAGACGTTACTTGGCACCGTGCTGCACAGGCCCACGCTGCGTGGCGTGGCGTGGGTGGCGTGGAGCAGCAGGATATCGATACCGTCGAGCCTTGGGTGCTGGCGCATCGGCGTACCCAACCGCCAGAGCAAAGTCCGCTGTCATCGCCGCCTAATCAAACGCCTTCGCAAGGCGAGGGCGGGTCGTCGTCAGCTAATAACGCGCCCAGCGGCGGGTCGTCTAGTCAGCGCGGTGAACAAGGCCAGTGGGGCGCCATGCCTCCCATGGCTCAAGCGTCGATTAGCCAGCCAGCACTGAAACTGCCCGATAGCGATGAGTTTGCTCAGCGGGCTAAGCGTGCAGATACCGCTTCCAGCGCGGGGAAAGGCGGGGTGGAGGGGCGTGGCCGCTCCCAAGTTGAGACCTCGCGGCTGGACGGGTTCGCAACGCTGATCGCTAATCGCGGCCAATGGCCCTGGCAGCAGCTAAAGATGCGCAAGTGCCGCGCTGGCCAGGCGACAGCGCACCTGGTGCTGCTGGACACCTCCGGTTCCACCCTGGGGCAGCGCCTGCTGGGCCAGGCAAAGGGGCTGGTCGAGTCGCTGGTCAGTCAAGCCTACGCCGCGCGGGAGCAGGTCGCGGTGCTGGGGTTTGGCAACGGCGGTGTCGTGACGATACTCTCCCGTCGCCGAGCGCCCAAAAACGCGAGAGGCACGCTTGAGGCGGCCAAAGGCGGTGGCGGCACCCCGCTGCGGGAAGCGATTATTGAAGCCAAGCGGCTGATCCGCCAGTGGCAGCGCCGCGAGCCCGGTCTGAAGGTGCGCACCTATCTGATTACCGATGGCCGCACCCGGGAAACCGTTGACGATCTCGCCCCGCTGGAGGACTGTTTGCTGATCGATACCGAACAGTCCAAAGTCAAACGCGGGCAGGGCGCGCGAATCGCTCAGCAGTTGGGCGCGCGTTACTGGCCTGCCTCGTTTGGCAAACCCTCTATGGCGCATACTGTTTCTGCACATCAACCTGGGAACTTCTCATGA
- a CDS encoding ABC transporter substrate-binding protein has product MMLRLTTAIAASAVGLAQAAYASTDYPLTLTNCGVDFSVVSAPERTVTVGQSATEILYSLGLDDRVNGTSVWFNPVLPQFADANEAIERIANDDPSFEAVVNKRPDLVAVQYEWHVGPTGSVATREQFHELGINTYIMPADCDTKDNSTGGDGTRTAAFSTDSIYKGITELAEIYDVQDAGEALITDLAARERRAIDLASSLDLPEDLSAAFWFSSTDLGVSPFVAGQLGAPGYMMEKLDIRNVIESDEEWPTVGWESIARADPDVLVIASMDRRRFPADDIEAKREFLRSDPVTREMKAVKNNRIVEMDAHAMSATMRTIYGLETLAESLSNMSFNE; this is encoded by the coding sequence ATGATGTTGAGATTGACCACGGCCATCGCCGCGAGCGCTGTTGGCCTTGCACAGGCGGCTTATGCCTCCACCGACTACCCTCTTACGCTAACCAATTGCGGCGTTGACTTCAGTGTGGTGTCAGCACCCGAGCGAACGGTGACGGTGGGCCAATCAGCGACGGAGATCCTCTATTCGCTGGGGCTCGATGACCGAGTGAATGGCACTTCAGTGTGGTTTAATCCGGTTCTTCCCCAGTTTGCTGATGCCAATGAAGCGATCGAGCGGATCGCCAACGACGACCCAAGTTTCGAGGCCGTGGTCAATAAGCGCCCTGACCTGGTGGCGGTACAGTACGAGTGGCACGTGGGCCCTACCGGCAGTGTCGCCACCCGTGAGCAGTTTCATGAGCTGGGTATTAATACCTATATTATGCCCGCCGATTGCGACACCAAGGATAACTCGACCGGCGGCGATGGCACCCGCACCGCCGCCTTCTCAACTGACTCCATCTATAAAGGGATCACCGAGTTAGCCGAGATCTACGATGTTCAAGACGCTGGCGAGGCGCTGATAACCGACCTTGCCGCCCGCGAACGGCGCGCTATCGACTTGGCGAGCAGCCTTGATTTACCGGAAGACTTATCGGCGGCATTCTGGTTCTCATCGACAGACCTGGGGGTTAGCCCTTTCGTGGCGGGGCAACTGGGGGCACCGGGGTATATGATGGAAAAACTCGACATTCGTAATGTCATCGAGTCTGACGAAGAGTGGCCCACGGTGGGCTGGGAAAGCATCGCCAGAGCCGATCCCGATGTGCTTGTTATCGCCAGTATGGATCGCCGCCGTTTTCCTGCCGACGACATTGAAGCAAAACGCGAGTTTTTACGCAGTGACCCGGTCACCCGGGAGATGAAAGCGGTTAAAAATAACCGTATCGTCGAGATGGACGCCCACGCCATGAGCGCCACCATGCGCACTATTTACGGCCTTGAAACACTTGCCGAGTCACTATCCAATATGTCGTTTAACGAATGA
- a CDS encoding FecCD family ABC transporter permease yields the protein MSIALTRASSAHFGLRWLWITPLVLVTALIAGTAIGETPIPVDTIVKVLANQMIGTDYPVDRIDAGIIWNYRLSRAVVAACCGTSLALAGVVLQALLRNPLADPYLMGISAGASTGAVAVAVAGLGAGALSLSLGAFIGALLSFGIVIMLAHAANSGVGGGRGVQAAGAIILAGIAGSQLFNALTAFIITKSASAEQARGIMFWLMGNLSGVRWADVTLAVPAALFGLLVCLWHRRSLDAFTFGADSAASMGIAVRPVRGMLIIAMALVTAVMVSIVGAIGFVGLVIPHAMRFIVGSRHTRLVPATALAGAVFLIGSDILSRVLVSGQVLPIGVITSLIGAPAFALILVRGKRS from the coding sequence ATGAGCATAGCGCTAACGAGGGCTTCCTCCGCACACTTCGGGTTGCGCTGGCTATGGATAACGCCGCTCGTGCTTGTGACGGCACTGATCGCGGGCACCGCCATCGGCGAGACGCCGATTCCCGTGGATACCATTGTCAAAGTGCTCGCCAACCAGATGATAGGAACGGATTACCCGGTTGACCGCATTGACGCGGGCATTATCTGGAACTATCGACTCAGCCGCGCCGTGGTCGCAGCCTGTTGCGGAACCAGCCTGGCCCTGGCAGGGGTTGTGCTGCAGGCACTGCTGCGTAACCCTCTGGCCGATCCCTACTTGATGGGTATTTCCGCCGGGGCTTCTACCGGGGCGGTGGCAGTGGCCGTCGCAGGACTGGGCGCAGGGGCACTTTCGCTCTCGCTGGGTGCTTTTATCGGCGCCCTGCTCTCCTTTGGTATCGTGATCATGCTCGCCCATGCAGCCAACAGCGGTGTGGGTGGCGGGCGCGGCGTTCAAGCTGCCGGGGCAATTATTTTGGCGGGCATTGCAGGCTCGCAGCTGTTCAATGCGCTGACCGCTTTTATCATTACCAAGTCAGCGAGCGCCGAGCAGGCCCGGGGCATCATGTTCTGGCTGATGGGCAATCTATCCGGAGTGCGCTGGGCCGATGTAACCCTGGCGGTGCCTGCCGCGCTATTCGGGCTGCTGGTTTGCCTGTGGCACCGGCGCTCCCTGGATGCATTTACCTTCGGTGCCGACAGCGCCGCCTCCATGGGCATCGCGGTGCGCCCAGTGCGAGGGATGCTGATTATCGCCATGGCGCTGGTCACGGCAGTCATGGTGTCTATTGTGGGGGCGATTGGCTTTGTGGGCTTGGTGATTCCCCACGCCATGCGTTTTATCGTGGGGAGCCGCCATACCCGCCTGGTGCCGGCAACCGCCCTGGCCGGCGCCGTGTTCCTGATCGGCTCGGATATTCTTTCCCGGGTGCTGGTTTCCGGCCAAGTACTCCCCATCGGGGTGATTACCTCACTGATCGGCGCGCCAGCGTTTGCGCTGATCCTGGTTCGCGGTAAGAGGTCTTAA